The proteins below are encoded in one region of Ammospiza nelsoni isolate bAmmNel1 chromosome 23, bAmmNel1.pri, whole genome shotgun sequence:
- the RBM15 gene encoding RNA-binding protein 15 encodes MKGKERSPAKAKRSRGGEDSASSSSSSRGSKKPSGSSGGGGGSNGGKAAAASGESNSGSGRRGAHADKGGRAGSREYESGSAAAAGGGGRHGYSGKTAEASRSSSSRGGESRAAAAASSSSSSSEPGGGEYKTLKISELGSALSDEAVEDGLFHEFKRFGDVSVKISRLPPGAGAADERVAFVNFRRPEDARAAKHARGRLVLYDRPLKIEAVYVGGGSGRRRNSRSPALLDKESPYGTAAVGAVAAAVRHPPAGAAQRALSPAGSGGALGYRDYRLQQLALGRLPPPPPLPRELERERDYGGFYEARVRPAYGLERVAGVAAAGGFRGGGGGGAGAAAEEEISPEDDQRANRTLFLGNLDITVSESDLRRAFDRFGVITEVDIKRPGRGQTSTYGFLKFENLDMAHRAKLAMSGKVLLRNPIKIGYGKATPTTRLWVGGLGPWVPLAALAREFDRFGTIRTIDYRKGDSWAYIQYESLDAAQAACTHMRGFPLGGPDRRLRVDFADTEHRYQQPYLQPLPLPPPAHYELVAEAAAFGAHRGAPPDPLRGARDRTPPLLYRDRDRDLYPETEWVPPPPPVRDRSNRAAAYDPLESLERRRDGWSLERDRGERELGSSSRDQPRKRRLAEDGGRHLDRSPDSERSSSSRKRHCLATTSPPDRSPELLGGRERYSSDPERSSRLLLLERPSPIRESRRGSLERGQNEKRDRKNSAERERKHRAAAAALECKSPAKKDERAAEGGGGGSRLKPPPQKQQQDGAAQAGAAPKLCLAWQGMLLLKNSNFPSNMHLLQGDLGVASSLLVEGATGGKVAQLKITQRLRLDQPKLDEVNRRIKVAGPNGYAILLAVPGASDNRPAAGAAEAATTSTQRPLRNLVSYLKQKQAAGVISLPVGGNKDKENSGVLHAFPPCDFSQQFLDSTAKALAKSEDDYLVMIIVRGAS; translated from the coding sequence atgaAGGGCAAGGAGCGCTCGCCCGCCAAGGCCAAGCGCTCCCGGGGCGGCGAGGACTCGgcgtcctcctcctcctcctcgcgcGGCAGCAAGAAGCCGAGCGGCTCGTccggcggaggcggcggctcCAACGGCGGGAAAGCGGCGGCGGCGTCCGGCGAGAGCAACAGCGGGAGCGGCCGGCGCGGCGCCCACGCGGACAAGGGCGGCCGCGCCGGCAGCCGCGAGTACGAGAGCGGttcggcggcggccgcgggcggcgggggccggCACGGCTACAGCGGTAAAACCGCGGAGGCGTCGcgaagcagcagcagccgcggCGGCGAATCGCgagcggccgccgccgcctcctcctcgtcctcctcgTCGGAGCCGGGCGGCGGCGAGTACAAGACGCTGAAGATCAGCGAGCTGGGCTCGGCGCTGAGCGACGAGGCGGTGGAGGACGGGCTCTTCCACGAGTTCAAGCGCTTCGGAGACGTGAGCGTCAAGATCAGCCGGCTCCCGCCCGGCGCCGGCGCCGCCGACGAGCGCGTGGCCTTCGTCAACTTCCGCCGGCCCGAGGACGCGCGGGCCGCCAAGCACGCCCGCGGCCGCCTCGTGCTCTACGACCGCCCGCTCAAGATCGAGGCCGTCTATGTCGGCGGAGGCAGCGGCCGCCGGCGCAACAGCCGCTCCCCGGCGCTGCTGGACAAGGAGTCTCCCTACGGCACGGCGGCGGTCGGGGCGGTGGCGGCCGCCGTGCGGCACCCGCCGGCCGGGGCCGCGCAGCGAGCGCTGTCCCCGGCGGGCAGCGGAGGAGCTTTGGGATACCGGGACTACCGGCTGCAGCAGCTCGCCCTGGGccggctcccgccgccgccgccgctgccgagggagctggagagggagcgGGACTACGGCGGCTTCTACGAGGCGCGGGTGCGGCCGGCCTATGGGCTGGAGCGCGTGGCCGGTGTGGCGGCGGCCGGGGGGTTccgcggaggaggaggaggaggtgccGGAGCGGCCGCCGAGGAGGAGATCAGCCCCGAGGATGACCAGAGAGCCAACCGCACGCTGTTCCTGGGCAACCTGGACATCACCGTGAGCGAGTCGGACTTGCGGCGAGCGTTTGACCGTTTTGGGGTCATCACTGAGGTGGACATCAAGAGGCCGGGGCGTGGGCAGACCAGCACCTATGGTTTTCTTAAGTTTGAGAATCTGGACATGGCGCACCGGGCCAAGTTGGCCATGTCAGGGAAGGTGCTCCTGCGCAACCCCATCAAGATCGGGTACGGCAAAGCCACCCCGACCACCCGGCTCTGGGTGGGCGGCCTGGGGCCCTGGGtgcccctggctgccctggccagggAGTTTGATCGGTTTGGCACCATCCGCACCATCGATTACCGCAAAGGGGATTCCTGGGCCTATATCCAGTACGAGAGCCTGGACGCTGCCCAGGCAGCCTGCACCCACATGCGGGGCTTCCCCCTGGGGGGGCCGGATCGCCGGCTCCGCGTGGACTTTGCCGACACGGAGCATCGGTACCAGCAGCCCtacctgcagcccctgcccttgCCGCCCCCGGCTCATTACGAGCTCGTGGCGGAGGCGGCTGCTTTTGGGGCTCACCGGGGAGCCCCCCCTGACCCTCTACGGGGGGCCCGGGACAGGACGCCACCTTTGCTCTATAGAGACCGTGACAGAGACCTTTATCCTGAGACAGAGTGGGTGCCCCCGCCGCCCCCTGTGCGGGACCGGAGTAATCGGGCAGCTGCCTATGACCCACTGGAAAGCCTGGAGCGCCGCCGGGACGGGTGGTCCTTGGAGCGGGACCGCGGggagagggagctgggcagtAGCAGTAGGGATCAGCCTAGGAAACGGAGGCTGGCCGAGGATGGAGGCCGGCACTTGGACCGTTCCCCTGACAGCGAGCGCTCCTCTTCCTCCCGAAAGCGCCATTGCTTGGCCACGACCTCTCCCCCGGACCGCAGCCCCGAGCTCCTGGGAGGCCGGGAGCGTTACAGTAGTGACCCTGAGCGCTCATCCCGCTTGCTCCTCTTGGAGCGACCGTCCCCCATCCGGGAGTCCCGCCGGGGCAGCCTGGAGCGGGGCCAGAACGAAAAGCGTGACCGTAAGAATTCCGCAGAGCGGGAGCGCAAGCatcgcgccgccgccgccgccctggAGTGCAAAAGTCCGGCCAAAAAGGACGAGCGGGCGGCGGAGGGTGGTGGTGGAGGCTCCCGGCTCAAACCTCCtccccaaaagcagcagcaggacggAGCAGCGCAGGCCGGGGCGGCGCCCAAGCTGTGCTTGGCTTGGCAGGGGATGCTCCTGCTGAAGAACAGCAACTTCCCGTCGAACATGCACCTGCTCCAGGGGGACCTCGGAGTCGCCAGCAGCCTCCTGGTGGAGGGAGCGACTGGTGGGAAAGTGGCTCAGCTCAAGATCACCCAACGTCTCCGTCTGGACCAGCCCAAGTTGGACGAGGTCAACCGGCGCATCAAGGTGGCGGGTCCCAATGGATACGCCATCCTGCTGGCCGTGCCCGGCGCCTCCGACAACCGCCCCGCAGCCGGGGCTGCCGAGGCCGCCACCACCTCCACGCAGAGGCCGCTCAGGAATCTGGTGTCCTACCTAAAGCAAAAGCAGGCTGCTGGGGTGATCAGCCTCCCTGTAGGGGGGAACAAAGACAAGGAGAACAGCGGGGTCCTGCACGCCTTTCCGCCCTGCGACTTCTCCCAGCAGTTCCTGGACTCCACGGCCAAGGCGTTGGCCAAATCAGAGGACGACTATCTGGTCATGATCATTGTCCGTGGGGCATCCTAA